The following coding sequences are from one Triticum aestivum cultivar Chinese Spring chromosome 5A, IWGSC CS RefSeq v2.1, whole genome shotgun sequence window:
- the LOC123103555 gene encoding uncharacterized protein isoform X2 has product MHSTLRRWRDGNAVEILVAHEAAVQTVLKLPSGELFTGSSDSTIKLWKGRICLHTFSGHADTVCCLAQMPGMGILSASHDGTIKLWALTGQPLLEMIGHTSLVYSVDAHSSGLIASGSRDRSVKIWKDGICVQSIEHPGRIWDAKFLDNGDVVTACCDGIVRIWTTGNNRPCRDEELAAYRKTVGGLKLMDPSGAAGMTQQGIVAQTLIVREGHTGVAYSWNSKELKWDKGYPPTTVSKNQYPTSWRAAQPCDSIPEDIIIWEIIPRLPAKAFARCRAICRLWRHVLTSNSDLLLKHHCAQPSHPIASCMERSDRMLYDLCAFDPWASVLSPFFAQLWDPCLMVRASCDGLLVLSRPRCFYVCNPTTREWLSKCFLPHFLGFYPHRSSGECRVLCRSSPSLDPHSDDKPSYYIFTLGSSEQRCIGRPAASASEDDALAEGSVNTTSYRPSVLFQEDLHFYPVKKHGSNMLMVFNTTAESFRWMSAPATPESATLFEMDGKLVLYYIDEDITMIDICVLQDYDNEVWEFKYKIKLPVADLRLSARSRGYISPVLYEKGGVLISMHSRLVQVDTLGSVRSDIIWSGSNLSITPYKLKQSLVRHTFFPSQPGGASSGGPFI; this is encoded by the exons ATGCACAGTACTTTGAGAAGGTGGAGAGATGGCAATGCTGTAGAGATCTTGGTGGCCCATGAAGCCGCAGTGCAAACTGTTCTTAAGCTGCCCTCGGGAGAACTATTTACGG GTTCAAGTGATTCCACCATCAAACTTTGGAAAGGAAGGATTTGTCTACATACATTCTCTGGGCATGCAG ACACTGTTTGTTGTTTAGCACAGATGCCAGGAATGGGTATACTCTCTGCATCACATGATGG AACTATAAAGTTATGGGCATTAACTGGCCAACCCCTGTTGGAGATGATTGGCCATACCTCTCTTGTATATTCTGTGGATGCTCATTCATCTGGTCTTATTGCTAGTGGCAGTCGAGATCGCTCGGTCAAGATATGGAAAG ATGGAATCTGTGTTCAGAGCATTGAACACCCAGGCCGTATATGGGATGCTAAATTTTTGGATAATGGCGATGTTGTAACTGCATGTTGTGATGGAATTGTGAGGATATGGACAACTGGCAATAATAGGCCCTGCCGTGATGAGGAACTTGCAGCATATAG AAAGACTGTTGGTGGACTGAAGCTGATGGATCCATCAGGAGCTGCGGGAATGACACAACAAG GAATCGTTGCACAAACGCTAATTGTTAGAGAGGGACACACCGGTGTTGCTTATTCATGGAATTCAAAAGAGCTAAAATGGGACAAA GGCTATCCTCCAACCACTGTGAGTAAAAATCAGTACCCTACCTCTTGGAGGGCCGCGCAGCCCTGCGACAGCATCCCAGAGGATATCATCATCTGGGAGATAATCCCCCGCCTGCCAGCGAAGGCCTTTGCCCGCTGCCGCGCCATCTGCCGCTTGTGGCGCCATGTCCTCACCTCCAACAGTGACCTCCTCCTCAAGCACCACTGCGCCCAGCCCTCCCACCCCATTGCCTCTTGCATGGAGCGCTCCGACCGCATGCTCTACGATCTCTGCGCCTTCGACCCGTGGGCCAGCGTGCTCTCACCCTTTTTTGCTCAGCTCTGGGACCCCTGCCTCATGGTCAGGGCCTCCTGCGACGGCCTCCTCGTCCTCTCTAGGCCACGGTGCTTCTATGTCTGCAACCCGACCACCAGGGAATGGCTTTCCAAGTGCTTCCTTCCGCACTTCCTGGGGTTCTATCCCCACCGCTCTTCCGGAGAGTGCAGGGTACTTTGCAGGAGCAGCCCGTCCCTGGACCCTCATTCGGATGACAAACCTTCCTACTACATCTTCACGTTGGGTTCTTCGGAGCAGAGGTGCATCGGCCGGCCAGCGGCGTCGGCGTCCGAAGATGACGCACTGGCGGAGGGCAGTGTCAATACAACATCCTACCGCCCGTCGGTCCTGTTCCAGGAAGACCTGCACTTCTACCCTGTGAAGAAACATGGCAGCAACATGCTGATGGTATTCAATACCACTGCCGAGTCATTCCGTTGGATGTCTGCTCCGGCTACCCCTGAGTCGGCCACTTTGTTTGAGATGGATGGCAAGCTCGTCCTCTACTACATCGATGAGGACATCACCATGATTGATATTTGTGTGCTACAGGACTATGATAATGAGGTCTGGGAGTTCAAGTACAAGATCAAGCTTCCAGTGGCAGACCTTCGTCTGTCAGCTCGATCACGTGGTTATATATCGCCGGTCTTGTATGAGAAGGGTGGTGTGCTCATCTCAATGCATAGCCGTCTTGTTCAAGTTGACACTCTGGGAAGTGTGAGGTCAGATATTATATggagtggctcgaatctgtcgattACGCCGTATAAGCTCAAACAAAGCCTGGTTCGTCACACATTCTTTCCGAGTCAACCTGGTGGCGCTTCCTCAGGGGGACCTTTCATCTGA
- the LOC123103555 gene encoding uncharacterized protein isoform X1 produces MPSFANLSPLADVRRPAPLMAAYHLSAQLHGHGGDVSRICICGDVGVATSSSDGTVRFWTQHPEKKCEYVLSKTLAGHFSFVGAMVWAPPSDRFPEGAIVSGGMDTLVLLWNLHTGEVVGTMKGHTSQVTGLAIDDNGDIISSSMDCTLRRWRDGNAVEILVAHEAAVQTVLKLPSGELFTGSSDSTIKLWKGRICLHTFSGHADTVCCLAQMPGMGILSASHDGTIKLWALTGQPLLEMIGHTSLVYSVDAHSSGLIASGSRDRSVKIWKDGICVQSIEHPGRIWDAKFLDNGDVVTACCDGIVRIWTTGNNRPCRDEELAAYRKTVGGLKLMDPSGAAGMTQQGIVAQTLIVREGHTGVAYSWNSKELKWDKGYPPTTVSKNQYPTSWRAAQPCDSIPEDIIIWEIIPRLPAKAFARCRAICRLWRHVLTSNSDLLLKHHCAQPSHPIASCMERSDRMLYDLCAFDPWASVLSPFFAQLWDPCLMVRASCDGLLVLSRPRCFYVCNPTTREWLSKCFLPHFLGFYPHRSSGECRVLCRSSPSLDPHSDDKPSYYIFTLGSSEQRCIGRPAASASEDDALAEGSVNTTSYRPSVLFQEDLHFYPVKKHGSNMLMVFNTTAESFRWMSAPATPESATLFEMDGKLVLYYIDEDITMIDICVLQDYDNEVWEFKYKIKLPVADLRLSARSRGYISPVLYEKGGVLISMHSRLVQVDTLGSVRSDIIWSGSNLSITPYKLKQSLVRHTFFPSQPGGASSGGPFI; encoded by the exons ATGCCCTCATTCGCCAATCTTTCTCCCCTCGCCGACGTACGCCGTCCGGCGCCGCTCATGGCAGCGTACCACCTCAGCGCGCAGCTCCACGGCCACGGTGGCGAT GTTTCTAGGATATGTATCTGTGGTGATGTGGGTGTTGCAACCTCATCAAGCGATGGAACCGTGAGATTCTGGACGCAGCACCCGGAAAAGAAGTGCGAATATGTCCTCTCGAAAACCCTTGCAGGACATTTTAGTTTTGTTGGTGCAATGGTTTGGGCCCCTCCTTCTGATCGCTTTCCGGAAGGAGCAATTGTTTCTGGTGGCATGGATACACTAGTATTGCTGTGGAATTTGCATACAGGAGAAGTTGTTGGAACAATGAAGGGTCACACCTCACAGGTGACTGGTCTTGCTATCGATGACAACGGTGACATTATATCTTCATCGATGGACTG TACTTTGAGAAGGTGGAGAGATGGCAATGCTGTAGAGATCTTGGTGGCCCATGAAGCCGCAGTGCAAACTGTTCTTAAGCTGCCCTCGGGAGAACTATTTACGG GTTCAAGTGATTCCACCATCAAACTTTGGAAAGGAAGGATTTGTCTACATACATTCTCTGGGCATGCAG ACACTGTTTGTTGTTTAGCACAGATGCCAGGAATGGGTATACTCTCTGCATCACATGATGG AACTATAAAGTTATGGGCATTAACTGGCCAACCCCTGTTGGAGATGATTGGCCATACCTCTCTTGTATATTCTGTGGATGCTCATTCATCTGGTCTTATTGCTAGTGGCAGTCGAGATCGCTCGGTCAAGATATGGAAAG ATGGAATCTGTGTTCAGAGCATTGAACACCCAGGCCGTATATGGGATGCTAAATTTTTGGATAATGGCGATGTTGTAACTGCATGTTGTGATGGAATTGTGAGGATATGGACAACTGGCAATAATAGGCCCTGCCGTGATGAGGAACTTGCAGCATATAG AAAGACTGTTGGTGGACTGAAGCTGATGGATCCATCAGGAGCTGCGGGAATGACACAACAAG GAATCGTTGCACAAACGCTAATTGTTAGAGAGGGACACACCGGTGTTGCTTATTCATGGAATTCAAAAGAGCTAAAATGGGACAAA GGCTATCCTCCAACCACTGTGAGTAAAAATCAGTACCCTACCTCTTGGAGGGCCGCGCAGCCCTGCGACAGCATCCCAGAGGATATCATCATCTGGGAGATAATCCCCCGCCTGCCAGCGAAGGCCTTTGCCCGCTGCCGCGCCATCTGCCGCTTGTGGCGCCATGTCCTCACCTCCAACAGTGACCTCCTCCTCAAGCACCACTGCGCCCAGCCCTCCCACCCCATTGCCTCTTGCATGGAGCGCTCCGACCGCATGCTCTACGATCTCTGCGCCTTCGACCCGTGGGCCAGCGTGCTCTCACCCTTTTTTGCTCAGCTCTGGGACCCCTGCCTCATGGTCAGGGCCTCCTGCGACGGCCTCCTCGTCCTCTCTAGGCCACGGTGCTTCTATGTCTGCAACCCGACCACCAGGGAATGGCTTTCCAAGTGCTTCCTTCCGCACTTCCTGGGGTTCTATCCCCACCGCTCTTCCGGAGAGTGCAGGGTACTTTGCAGGAGCAGCCCGTCCCTGGACCCTCATTCGGATGACAAACCTTCCTACTACATCTTCACGTTGGGTTCTTCGGAGCAGAGGTGCATCGGCCGGCCAGCGGCGTCGGCGTCCGAAGATGACGCACTGGCGGAGGGCAGTGTCAATACAACATCCTACCGCCCGTCGGTCCTGTTCCAGGAAGACCTGCACTTCTACCCTGTGAAGAAACATGGCAGCAACATGCTGATGGTATTCAATACCACTGCCGAGTCATTCCGTTGGATGTCTGCTCCGGCTACCCCTGAGTCGGCCACTTTGTTTGAGATGGATGGCAAGCTCGTCCTCTACTACATCGATGAGGACATCACCATGATTGATATTTGTGTGCTACAGGACTATGATAATGAGGTCTGGGAGTTCAAGTACAAGATCAAGCTTCCAGTGGCAGACCTTCGTCTGTCAGCTCGATCACGTGGTTATATATCGCCGGTCTTGTATGAGAAGGGTGGTGTGCTCATCTCAATGCATAGCCGTCTTGTTCAAGTTGACACTCTGGGAAGTGTGAGGTCAGATATTATATggagtggctcgaatctgtcgattACGCCGTATAAGCTCAAACAAAGCCTGGTTCGTCACACATTCTTTCCGAGTCAACCTGGTGGCGCTTCCTCAGGGGGACCTTTCATCTGA